The following is a genomic window from Cupriavidus taiwanensis.
GCTCCTTCCATGCCGCCCTGCGCATCCTGCCCGCGGCACAGCGCCAGGCCATGTTCGAGATCTACGCGTTCTGCCGCGCCGTCGACGATATCGCCGATGGCAGCGCGCCGCACGCCGAGCGCCTGGCCGCGCTCGATGCCTGGCGCCGCGATATCGGCGCCTGCTACGCCGGCAACCCGCCCGCGCCGCTGCAGCCGCTGTGCGCCCAGATCCGCGCCTTCGACCTGCAGCAGGCTGACTTCCTTGCCGTGATCGACGGCATGACCATGGACGTGGTGCAGGATATCCGCGCGCCCGACGCCGCCACCCTCGACCTGTACTGCGACCGCGTTGCCAGCGCGGTCGGCCGCCTGGCGGTGCGGGTGTTCGGGCTGGAGGCGGATTGCGGCGTCGCACTGGCGCACCACCTGGGCCGCGCGCTGCAACTGACCAATATCCTGCGCGATATCGACGAGGACGCCTCCATCGGCCGGCTCTACCTGCCGGCCGAGGCGCTCGCCGCGGCCGGCATTGCCATCGCCACGCCCGCGGCCGTGGCCGCGCACCCCGCGCTGGGACAGGCGTGCGCGGCGGTGGCGCGCGAGGCCCAGGCGCACTACGAGCAGGCCTGGGCCGTCATGGCGCGCTGCCCGGCACGCCAGGTGCGTTCGCCGCGCATCATGGCCGAGGTCTACCACCGCATCCTGGCGCGGCTGTGCGCGCAGGGATGGCGCGCGCCGCGCCGCCGCGTGCGCCTGCCGCGCGCGCAATTGCTCTGGATCGTGCTGCGCCACGCCATTGGCTGAGCGCGGCAAGCCGATGCACGCCGGGCCCGGCCACGCCGTGGACCG
Proteins encoded in this region:
- the hpnD gene encoding presqualene diphosphate synthase HpnD → MAGTQIAASDSPAATAAGSRAGPAASAGSSFHAALRILPAAQRQAMFEIYAFCRAVDDIADGSAPHAERLAALDAWRRDIGACYAGNPPAPLQPLCAQIRAFDLQQADFLAVIDGMTMDVVQDIRAPDAATLDLYCDRVASAVGRLAVRVFGLEADCGVALAHHLGRALQLTNILRDIDEDASIGRLYLPAEALAAAGIAIATPAAVAAHPALGQACAAVAREAQAHYEQAWAVMARCPARQVRSPRIMAEVYHRILARLCAQGWRAPRRRVRLPRAQLLWIVLRHAIG